GATCCTAATATCCTACACATCTTTTCTACAAATCCTAATATCTAATTTTATAGGCCTATCAAAGCAAATCCTAATATCCTTCTCAACCTATAGGCCTATCAAAGGATATCTTAATATCCTACACATCCTGAGGCCAGAATATTctgttaaggttaggttacattaagttaggttaggttggttgggttcagttaggttaggttaggttggttaggttaggttaagttaggttaggttaggttaggttcagttagattaggttaggttcagttaggttaggttcagttaggttaggttaggttggttaggttaggttaggttcagttaggttaggttaggttcagttaggttaggttcaggtttggttaggttaggttaggttcagttaggttaggttaggttcagttaggttaggttaggttcaggttaggttaggttaggttcagttaggttaggttcagttaggttaggttaggttcagttaggttaggttaggttgggttaggttcaggttaggttaggttaggttaggttcagttaggttaagttgggttaggttcaggttaggttaggttcagttaggttaggttaggttcaggttaggttaagttaggttaggttaagttaggttaggttcatttatttctgtttaaGTCATGTTGaagttaggtcatgttaggttaggttagattgagttaggtcaggttacattaggttaaatAAGGTTAGTTTTGATTAAGTTAGAAGTATATCCTAGCTGACCAGGTTTGacagtaaggttaggttaagttaagttagtttaggttaagttaaattaagttaggtttggttaggttaagttaagttaggttaggataagttaagttaagttaagttagataaggttaggttaggttaggttaataggttaggttaggttagattaggtttggttaggttaggttaggttaggttaggttaggttaggttaataggTTAAATTAGTTTCTATTAGATTTGATATTacattaggtcaggtcaggtcacacaATAGCAAATCATGACCCGTGCTCTCCCCACAGGCCAGCATGAGTGGCGGGTATGATGGGAAGATTGCGGGGCTGTACGACCTGGAGGAGACCCTGGGGCGTGGCCACTATGCCGTCGTCAAGCTGGCGCGGCATGTCTTCACTGGGGAGAGGGTGGCCGTCAAggtatggggagagagagagagagaaagagtgtgtgtgtgtgtgtgtgtgtgtttgtgtgtcaggtATTCAGtattgtttatgtgtgtgtgtgtgtgtgtgtgttttggtgagagagagagagagagagagagagagggaagatttgttttgtgtgtgtgtgtgtgtgtgtgtgtgtgtgtgtgtgtgtgtgtgtgtgtgtgtgtgtgtggaatatttaggtgtgtctgggtgtgttgggtgtatttgtgtgtgtgtgtgtgtgtgtgttggtgttttgacaatgggagagtgagagggaaggtgtgttttgtgtgtgtgtgtgtgtgtgtgtgtgtgtgtgtgtgtgtgtgtgtgtgtgtgtgagaatagTGGTAGTGtcactttaacctaacctaaccagatccctgtattttccttttaacctaacttaacctaatctatctaaccttgcctaacttaacctctctctctctctctctctctctctctctctctctctctctctctctctctctctctctctctctctctctctctctctctctctctctctctctctctctctcacctcacctcacctcacctcacctcacctcacctcacctagcCTACCGTACCCTAAGCTAAGCAcactcattctccctctctcccgcagGTGATAGACAAGATGAAGCTGGATGAGATGTCTCGGGCACACTTATTCCAGGAGGTGCGGTGCATGAAGTTGGTGCAGCACCCTAATGTGGTGCGGCTTTATGAGGTGATTGACACCCAGACCAAGCTGTACCTCATCCTGGAGTGGGCGGACGGTGGCGACATGTACGACTATATCATGAAGTGAGTCCTCGCCTGTacgctgagaaaaacaatgaaaaatacactCAGATTATCGGAAACGCGCCTAAAAATTTTTCTCGGACTCGGAAACGCACTTAAAAAATTCACTCGGACATTGGAAACGCGCTTCAAAAAATTCACTCAGACATCGGAAACGCACTTAAGAAATTCACTCGGACATTGGAAACGCGCTTAAAAAATACATTCAGAAATTTAAAAATACActggaacattaaaaaaaaatacactcaaacatatgaattgtgtgtgtgtgtgtgtgtgtgtgtaataatattaTCTCttaaaaatgcaataaataacaccaaaaaacaccttaaacataaataaacaccccaaacaccaaaaaaacaccctaaacatcaaaaaacactcaaaaaaacaccaaaacacccctaaaacctaaaaaaaaaactctacaaaacacccaaaaacatccaaaacaacaagaaaaacacccataaaacacccaaaaacactcaaaaacaccctaaaaccaCCCCCATTATTCGTCACCACCATCTCGCCACAGACACGACAGGGGACTGGACGAGGGGGCAGCCTGCAAGTACTTCCGTCAGATAGTTCACGCCATCAGCTTCTGCCACAAGCTTCACGTGGTGCACCGGGACCTGAAGCCGGAGAACGTGGTGTTTTTCGAGAAGCTGGGCATGGTGAAGCTGACCGATTTCGGCTTCAGTAATAAATTTTGTCCCGGGCAGAAGCTGGAGACCTCTTGCGGTTCACTGGCTTACTCTGCGCCCGAGATACTCCTTGGGGATTCATATGATGCCCCAGCTGTAGGtaagagagtgtgagagggtgtgaggggatgggagggactGGGAAGGGCTAGGAGGAGCTGAGAGGGACTGGGAAGagctgggaggggctgggaaAGGCTAGGAAGGAGCTGAGAGGCTGGGAAAGGCTGTGAGGGACTaggagaggctgggaagggATGCAAAAgggtgagagaagctgggaagGGCTGAGAGAGGTTGAGAGAAactgggagaagctgggagaggctgggaaaggctgagagagaccaaaatgggttgggaagggctgggagaggctaAGAATGGGTtgggaagggctgggagaggctaAGAATGGGTtgggaagggctgggagaggctaAGAATGGATtgggaagggctgggagagggaagggctgggagaggctaAGAATGGGTtgggaagggctgggagaggctaAGAATGGATtgggaagggctgggagaggctaAGAATGGGTtgggaagggctgggagaggctaAGAATGGGTtgggaagggctgggagaggctaAGAATGGGTtgggaagggctgggagaggctaAGAATGGGTtgggaagggctgggagaggctaAGAATGGGTtgggaagggctgggagaggctaAGAATAGGTTGGGAAGGGTTGGGAGAGGCTAAGAATGGGTtgggaagggctgggagaggctaAGAATGGGTtgggaagggctgggagaggTTAAGAATGGGTtgggaagggctgggagaggctaAGAATGGGTtgggaagggctgggagaggctgagagggactaggagaggctgggaggggctgAGAGAGGCTGAGAATCTTAGAGAGGCTTTGAAGAACATGGGAGGGGCTAGGAAAGGCTGGGAGAGggcttatgtatgtgtgtgtgtgtgtgtttgttatgtttattaaatgttttcttgtctctatcaccctcttccttccttccttccttccttccttccttccttccttccttccttccttccttccttccttccttccttccttccttccttccttccttccttccttccttccttccttccttccttccttgcttccttaaCTCCCTGCCTTTATCAAGAACCCaaacaatttatttatatttcaccacaacccaacctaacctgacctgacctaacctaagtaCCGCCCCCACAGATATCTGGTCATTGGGGGTCATCCTGTACATGCTGGTGTGTGGCCATGCACCGTTTCAAGAGGCTAACGACAGTGAGACTCTAACGATGATCATGGACTGCAAATATACCATTCCTGAGCACGTGTCCCAGCCCTGCAAGGAGTgcgtacttgtgtgtgtgtgtgtgtgtgtgtgtgtgtgtgtgtgtgtgtgtgtttgggtgtgtttgagtgtttgggtgtgtttgggagatgtgtagcagtgtttaagagtgttttgaatgtgtgtgtatatgtgtgtgtgtgtgtgtgttagaataataataatgataataataatgatgatcataataataataataataataataataataataataataataataataataataacaatacacaacaacaacatttccacttaaaaacacacacacacaaacacacacacaccccaaacaACCCCAAAAAAATCCCAAATCACCCCAAACCAGCTTAAcgaccccaaaacacccacagCCTCATCGCACGCATGTTGATTCGAGACCCAGGCAAGCGGTCAACCCTGGAGGACATTGCGCGGGACCCTTGGCTGATGCAGGACCCCGGATGGCGCACTGAAGCTGAGGTCCTTCCTTTGGTCTCTCGGCAGCACCTGACTGAAGAAGACCATGCTCATATTATTCACAGGATGGTGTCGGGGAACATAGCATCAATGGAAGAAATTTTAGAGTGAGTAGGGGTGTGTGGAAGGGTGTGTGGGTCTTTGCTAGGGGTGTCAGGGTGTGTACAAGTGTGTAACGGGTGCTTCTGAGTGTCAATGCGGGTGTAGCAGGGTTCGGGTATGTTTGggaagtgtttgggaggctgtgggatgatgtggcagtgtttgggaggctgtggcagtgttttggagggtgtggcagtgtttgggaggctatGGCAGTGTTTGGGGTGCTgtaacagtgtttgggagggtgtggcagtgtgtgggGTGCTGTGGcaatgtttgggagggtgtggcagtgtttgggaggctgtggcagtgtttgggaggatgtagcagtgtttgggaggctgtggcagtgtttgggagagtgtggcagtgtttgggaggctgtggcagtgtttgggaggctgtggcagtgtttgggagggtgtggcagtgtttgggagggtgtggcagtgtttgggaggctgtggcagtgtttgggagggtgtagcagtgtttgggaggctgtggcagtgtttgggagggtgtagcagtgtttgggaggctgtggcagtgtttgggagagtgtggcagtgtttgggagggtgtggcagtgtttgggagggtgtggcagtgtttgggatgctgtggcagtgtttgggaggctgtggcagtgtttgggaggctgtggcagtgtttgggagggtgtggcagtgtttgggaggctgtggcagtgtttgggagagtgtggcagtgtttgggaggctgtggcagtgtttgggagtctgtggcagtgtttgggagggtgtagcagtgtttgggaggctgtggcagtgtttgggagagtgtggcagtgtttgggagggtgtggcagtgtagagagagagagagagagagagagagagagagagagagagagagagagagagagagagagagagagagagagagagagaactagtttttcatcattatttttttctttatttattttgaggaAAGTATTTTCAATCATATTTTGGACATttcatatcagagagagagagagagagagagagagagagagagagagagtgtgtgtgtgtgtgtgtgtgtgtgtgtgtgtgtgtgtgtgtgtgtgtgtgtgtgtgtgtgtgtgtgtgtgccccccCCTCTATTCCCCACACTCACAGTCCCTCCTCTCCACAGCGGCCTGGACAGGAATGAGTATAGCCATGTCACAGCCACCTACTTCCTGCTGGCGGAGCGAAAACTCAGGGCCCACCGACTCCAGCAGGCAAACCAAGCCAAGGCTGTGTGTGCTAGTCCCGTCATGTCTGTCAGGTGTGTGTTTgcacttttttatgtttttgtgtgtgttgtggtggtggtggtggtggtggtggtgttggtggtattaACACTTCTGactgcatctccactacattccaaaggctatAGTTGAAGGGacgtgggtttttaagggtgtttttagggttgtggtgacagattaacaacatttctacattgcaaaggctgtagttgaagtgacgtgggtttttaagggtgtttttagggttgtggtgacagattaacaacatttctacattgcaaaggctgtagttgaagtgacgtaggtttttaagggtgtttttagggttgtggtgacagattaacaacatttctacattccaaaggctgtagttgaagtgacacaggtttttaagggtgtttttagggttgtggtgacagattaacaacatttctacattgcaaaggctgtagttgaagtgacacaggtttttaagggtgtttttagggttgtggtgacagattaacaacatttctacattccaaaggctgtagttgaagtgacacaggtttttaaggatgtttttagggttgtggtgacagattaacaacatttctacattccaaaggctgtagttgaagtgatgcgggttttaagggtgtttttgtggttctggtgacagattaacaacatttctacattccaaaggctgtagttgaagtgacgtggatttttaagggtatttttagaCTTCTGGTGATAttttaacaacatttctacattccaaaagCTCTAATCACGACAGCAGGcgtgtgcagtagtagtagtagtagtagtagtagtgtccaGGGTTTCGGAAGACTGAACCAGCCTCTCTCAGCACCTGCAGTCTGTCACCCACCTGTGCTGACGCTGTGGTGCTGTGAAGACATAATCTAGGGCACCACAGCTACATAGTCTACCTGTAAACAACACTTGGGAGACATGAACCAagtgataatgaaataaatcagtaaggaagaataaatgggAATGTTTGAAGACCAGCTGTTTTGGTGGGAAGAGCTCTTTTACACACCTAAATAGACCTAAGTTTTAACTGTTCATCTGTCACCTGGTTCACCTTTCCTTGCTAACAGCCACAACAAATCCTTAAACTGGCTAGAAATTTGTTGTTGATTGATAGAAAGGTTAGGTTGAGATTCAGAAACTTGATTAGATATAAGTTTTAGCTGTTCATCTGTCACCTGGTTCACCTTTTCTTGCTAAACAGCCACAACAAATCTTTAAAGCTGGCTAGAAATTTGAAAATACATCCTTTTTTAATTGTCTTCTCTTGTTGACTGATAGAAAGGTTAGGTTGAAATTCAGAAACTTGATTAGATGTAAGTTTTAGCTGTTCATCTGTCACCTGGTTCACCTTCCCTTGCTAAACAGCCACAACAAGTCTTTAAACAGGCTAGAAAATttgaaaatatattcttttttaattgtcttcTCTTGTTGATTGTTAGAAAGGTTAAGTTGGAATTCAGAAACTTGATTAGATGTAAGGTTTAGCTGTTCATCTGTCACCTGGTTCACCTTTCCTTGCTAAACAGTCACAATAAGTCTTTAAACAAGCTATAAATTTGAAAATACattcttttttaatcctttttgctgttgttgtttgtgaaaATGTAATTGCACtgaacttaagaacataagaaataagggaagctgcaagaagccaccaggcctacacatggcagtccctgtaggaaaaaatgttgcttttgtttgtgtttggtaAGGCAGTGAAAGGTAGAAGTCACTGAAATAACTGTTGCAAGTGTGAGTGATCTGAATTTTCACCGCCACACGCAACACTCATTAAAATCAACATATGAACACTTTTAAATCcacaaggaaaatggaaaaaaagaaagatttgtgcAGGTTTTATGCAGTTTAATCTTCAGACTTGCAGTTTCTAGCGAGTTTAATATTTAGAGGTAGCTGTGGAAGTAGAAATCTCATGAGACTTACAAATTAACAAAAGACGTCCCAGGCAGCAGTGTCAAGGGTGGTGCCTGGGAtgcaagaaaaatggaaaaaaaaaagattcttgcAGTTTCCATCCAGTTTAATATTTAGAACTGTGGAAGTAGAAATCTCACAGAACTTACAAATTAACAAAAGACGTCCCAGGCAGCAGTGTCAAGGGTGGTGCAGCCTGGGAtgcaagaaaaatggaaaaaaaaaaaaagattcatgcAGTTTCCATCCAGTTTAATATTTAGAACTGTGGAAGTAGAAATCTCATGGGACTTACAGATTAATAAAAGACATCCCAGGCAGCAGTGTCAAGGGTGGTGCCTGGGAtacaagaaaaatggaaaaaaaaaaaaagattcatgcAGTTTCCATCCAGTTTAATATTTAGAGCTGTGGAAGTAGAAATCTCACAGAACTTACAAATTAACAAAAGACGTCCCCGGCAGCAGTGTCAAGGGTGCTGCCTGGGAtacaagaaaaatggaaaaaaaaaaaagattcatgcAGTTTCCATCCAGTTTAATATTTAGAACTGTGGAAGTAGAAATCTCATGGGACttacaaattaatgaaagaCATCCCAGGTAGCAGCGTGAAGGGTGGTGGTGCCTGGGATACATGTCACCCTGTTATGAAGGCCTGTATGCTCCTACGGTGAGTCAGGGTGAGGGTCCTCAAGGCAAGGGTCTGGCTGGCTAGCCTTGCCTCACCCATAGAGCTGTGTTGGCTGTGTTAGGGACTTTCTGAGGTGCTTCATTGTTGTTCCCTATTGCACTTCCTTAcccacttagagagagagagagagagagagagagagagagagagagagagagagagagagaatagcagaaacctaactaaacttaacctgacctaaatttaacctaactaaacctaacctaacctaaactgaacctaactaaacctaacctaacctaaactgaacctaactaaacctaacctagcctaacttaacccaaactAAACCAGACTCACCCCaccttcccactccctctctcccttccccagcaGAAAGTCGGGGGGAGCCTGGACGACAGcagtgactcctcctcctcctccgagcaCCTGGCCAAACCTCAGCAGGGGTCCAAGGATGACATGTCCAACGGTATCCTGCACTCCAAGCTGTctgaggtatgagagagagagagagagagagagagagagagagagagagagagagagagagagagagagagagagagagagagactgtgtgtgtgtctgtgtgtatgtgctttttcagagagagagagagagagagagagagagagagagagagagagagagagagagagagactgtgtgtgtgtgtgtgtgtgtgtgtgtgttcagagagagagagagagagactgcgtgtgtgtgtttcagagagagagagagagagagagagagagagagagagagagagagactgtgtgtgtgtgctttttcagagagagagagagagagagagagagagagagagagagagagagagagagagagactgtgtgtgtgtgctttttcagagagagagagagagagagagagagagagagactgtgtgtgtgtgtgtgtgtgtgtgtgtgtgttcagagagagagagagagagagagagagagagagactgtgtatgtgtgctttttcagagagagagagagagagagagagagagactgtgtgtgtgtgtgtgtgtgtgtgtgtgtgtgtgttccaaacGTGCTTTacctatcctcctctcctcttcctgtcactAACATGCTTCCTTCTTGGGCGTCAAGAAGAGGAACACgaagagagggtggaggaggtggtggtggtggtggtgtgtgtgtggctatggtggtggtggtggtggcggcggcggcctgGCTTGACCTGGCTTAGCTCTCAGGTAATCATACGTCTGTACACTCAACACGCacatagtaacacacacacacacagtaggggTTATGACACGTACATGGGTTTGTTGGTGCACATAGTGAGATGTAGTACACATACgtagatgcacacacacacacacacacacacacacacacacacacacacacatgtaggtaTTTGAAGTTGGTGCACATGGTGTGTAGGTATATTTTAGCTAGCACTGTGAAcgatgcacgagagagagagagagagagagagagagagagagagagagagagagagagagagagagagagagagagttaccgcCAGCAGGCGGCGAAGGTTGATTCAAACCCACACGATGACACGAATCATTTATTGTATCCGATTGAATCCGGTTGGATCCGCTTGAATTCGCTTGCATTCGGTCAAAACCTGGACAAACATTAATGATGACAGACAATACTGTGTATGAGTAATGTGTGTAATAGAGGAATGATTGTGCACGTTACTTATAGGATAATGTATTGTTACACAGACagtcgttaggttaggtgtttgGGTGTTGGGGTAATCGTTAAGTGACGCGCACAGCCTTTCTGACAGGTGGTGTAGGTAGGTCTATCTACTTGTGTGTCTGCACCGACACACGTCCTGCCTGCACGAGTGTCCTCAGCAGAGTGTGCCTGTCGTCCTCAGTTAGTGCCTGGGTTCCTGCCCTGTCCAGTGTTATCCATTAGCGACGGTGATAAGGCCGCCCTCATCTTAGcctcatgtcataacaagcatccttcatctccttacacCAACACTACCTCAACACCCACCATACAACAAATTCGCTGACTTAGGCCTCGTCTTGGTCCTCGCCCTCACCTCcagctcctttcctttcctcattgacaaactcgcttgcacaacaacaacttctttcacGCGCTTGgcggtaacagagagagagagagagagagagagagagagagagagagagagagagagagagagagagagagagagagagctcatctgtatgtatatattttatgtgCATGTGCAAGTGTGTGTCTCCAagtatgtactgtgtgtgtgtgtgtgtgtgtgtgtgtgtgtgtgtgtgtgtgtgtgtgtgtgtgtgtgtgtgtgtgtgtgtggggttgcCTGTGTGGgcggcagcacacacacacacaggggtaaCGGGGGCTCACCGTCCCACACAGGTGCGCGGCGCGAACCGCATCCGGACGTTCAGcatcttggaggaggaggaagaggaagaggaagaggatgaggaggcgcGGGAGGAGGGCGAGGTGATGGAGCGCGGGCAGCGGTCGCGCAGCGGGTCGAGGAGTGGGTCGCGGAGCGGGTCGCGCAGCGGGTCCCGCAGTGGGTCGCGGCGCGGGTCGCGggcgtcgtcgtcgtcgtcgctgAAGGAGAAGTGTGTGCGGGACATGAAGCTGGACCTGTCCCTGCTGCACCGCCTGGAGTGTGTGCGCCGCGGCAGCGCCTCCCTGCAGGGCTCCGCCGCCACCTCGCCCTCCGCTGAGGAAGCGCCCCTGCCCGAGccgcccttccccctcctccaacATCGGCGTGGGGCGTGGCCGCGCCCGCAGCGCCGGCACCTCGCCCGCCACCACGCCGCCCAGCAGCCTGCCCCCGCAGCCGCCGCTCGCCGCGCCCGCGCCCACCGCCACCACGCTGCCGCCGCCCACGCTGCCTCCGCCTCGCGTCACGCCGCAGTCCTCCGTGTCGTCGTCCCCCACCTCACAGGCCTCGTCGCCCTCCTCCCCGGGGCCGCCGCAGCCCCCTGCCTCGCCCaaggccgccgccgccgccgccgcgcaGCCCGCCTTCCTCAACCACAAGTTCAAGACGCTGCCGTCACCCTCGCGGCGCCTGCACTCCGTCCGCTCCTCGCCGCAGCTCATGCTCAACGAGATCTTCGAGGAGGGCGAGAGTGACGGCGAGGGTGCCGGCGCCGTGCCCCGCGGCGCACCCACAGGCGGCGGCGCCAGCGGGGCGGCGGCCTCCCCTGTGGTGATGCGGCGGCGGCGCctggcgcgcgcgcgcacggcatcctgctcctcctcagaCGCCTCGGACGACGACAGCGACGCGCGCAAGCGGCGGCAGCAGCGCGCGTTGGTGCGGCACCTCACCAGGGAGTCGGACGACGCCGAGGACGCCCCCACCGCGCCGCCCGTGCCCGCGCCCGCGCCCGCCCCCGAGGAGGCGCCCCAGGACACTCTGAGCCCACCCCCCGGAGAGGGTGCGGCGGGGCGCGGAGGGCGGCCGCTGTCGGCGTCGTGTGATGACGACCACAAggaggggggcgggggcgggCCGGGGGGCGCGGGGGGCGGCTCCACGGAGAACGTGCTGGACATCGACACCACGCTGCGGGAGAGCCGCTCCCTCAACTGCATCGTGCAGGCCAGCGGCAGTGAGGCGGCCGAGTCGCCTGGGCCCGGGGGAGGCACCGACCCCAGCGTCACTGTCTCCACGGACAACGTCACCACCATCTACATTGAGGCGGCGTCGGCGGGAGGGGGCGTGGGGCGCGGCGCGGCGCGCGGCGAGGACCGCGTGGTGATCCGCGTGACGGACGAGGACCAGGTGCCCCCCGCCTCCTCCCCGCCTCCTGCTGCCTCGCCCTCCCCCGCGCCCTCTCCCGCATCCTCCAGCCCCGCCACACCCGCCGCGTCGCCGCGCCCCGTCACGGCCAGCGACGTAGTGGTGGGTCTGATGGAGGCGCCGCGTCCGCGCCCCGCCTCGGACACGCCCGCGGAGGCGCCGCCCGGCCCCGCCATCACCAAGTCTGCCTCGCACCTGGACGCGCTTAGCGGGTGCGGGacggggcgtggcggggcggggcaacCGCTGCGCCCCAGCGCCACCAACGGCTCGCTGGGGGCGCCGCGAGCGCACTACGCCGTGGACATCAACCAGAACGCGGGGGCGCGCAAGAACAGGGGGAGCGGGGCGAGAGGGCCAACGGGGCGCTGGCCATCCAGGGCACCTCCAAGTGCTGCAGCCTGTCCTGAGCCCCGCCCCGCGCCCAGCCCACCcctccccgccctgccccgcgtgcagcccaccccctcctccggctctgccctgctctgtgcCAGCCCGCCACGCCAGCTGTCTCGTCTTCGCTGCTGCTgtaatacatatacatacgtacatacacggGGCCGTGGTCTGACACACTGCGCCGCGCCTCCACTGCTTCCAACAGGCCGCAGGCAAAGTTACGGGTGTTTGATCGTGTGTGAACGGTTGAGGCGGCAAATAACGCTATTTCTGCCTCGTGACGGGAGCAACACGCGTGAGGAGCGGCTGGTCATCGCTGTGGCCTTGGAACACTGGCGGCGCGAGCACAGCGCCTCAGAACACAGCCAGCATAGAGACAGTTATTTATCCGCCCCGCTTCGCACCCCTGCCCACTCGGTGTTTTTGTAAATAATATTCTGAAAAGacaactgtacacacacacacacacacacacacacacacacacacacacacacacacacacacacacacacacacacacacacacacacacacacacacacacacacacagacatcaccCATACCACACTCCTGC
The Scylla paramamosain isolate STU-SP2022 unplaced genomic scaffold, ASM3559412v1 Contig3, whole genome shotgun sequence DNA segment above includes these coding regions:
- the LOC135096253 gene encoding SNF-related serine/threonine-protein kinase-like; protein product: MSGGYDGKIAGLYDLEETLGRGHYAVVKLARHVFTGERVAVKVIDKMKLDEMSRAHLFQEVRCMKLVQHPNVVRLYEVIDTQTKLYLILEWADGGDMYDYIMKHDRGLDEGAACKYFRQIVHAISFCHKLHVVHRDLKPENVVFFEKLGMVKLTDFGFSNKFCPGQKLETSCGSLAYSAPEILLGDSYDAPAVDIWSLGVILYMLVCGHAPFQEANDSETLTMIMDCKYTIPEHVSQPCKDLIARMLIRDPGKRSTLEDIARDPWLMQDPGWRTEAEVLPLVSRQHLTEEDHAHIIHRMVSGNIASMEEILDGLDRNEYSHVTATYFLLAERKLRAHRLQQANQAKAVCASPVMSVSRKSGGAWTTAVTPPPPPSTWPNLSRGPRMTCPTVSCTPSCLRCAARTASGRSASWRRRKRKRKRMRRRGRRASWTCPCCTAWSVCAAAAPPCRAPPPPRPPLRKRPCPSRPSPSSNIGVGRGRARSAGTSPATTPPSSLPPQPPLAAPAPTATTLPPPTLPPPRVTPQSSVSSSPTSQASSPSSPGPPQPPASPKAAAAAAAQPAFLNHKFKTLPSPSRRLHSVRSSPQLMLNEIFEEGESDGEGAGAVPRGAPTGGGASGAAASPVVMRRRRLARARTASCSSSDASDDDSDARKRRQQRALVRHLTRESDDAEDAPTAPPVPAPAPAPEEAPQDTLSPPPGEGAAGRGGRPLSASCDDDHKEGGGGGPGGAGGGSTENVLDIDTTLRESRSLNCIVQASGSEAAESPGPGGGTDPSVTVSTDNVTTIYIEAASAGGGVGRGAARGEDRVVIRVTDEDQVPPASSPPPAASPSPAPSPASSSPATPAASPRPVTASDVVVGLMEAPRPRPASDTPAEAPPGPAITKSASHLDALSGCGTGRGGAGQPLRPSATNGSLGAPRAHYAVDINQNAGARKNRGSGARGPTGRWPSRAPPSAAACPEPRPAPSPPLPALPRVQPTPSSGSALLCASPPRQLSRLRCCCNTYTYVHTRGRGLTHCAAPPLLPTGRRQSYGCLIVCERLRRQITLFLPRDGSNTREERLVIAVALEHWRREHSASEHSQHRDSYLSAPLRTPAHSVFL